GGAAGAGATCAAAGAGCGGTGTCGGGAGTGGGAGGAGCGGCGTCACGAACTCCCCTACGAGATCGACGGCCTGGTGGTCAAGGTCGACCCCCGGGGCCTGCAGCGCCGGCTGGGCAACACCAGCAAGAACCCCCGCTGGGCGGTGGCCTACAAGTTTCCGCCCGAGGAGGCGGTCACCACCGTGGAGGACATAATCGTGCGCGTGGGCCGCACCGGCGTGCTCACGCCCACCGCGGTACTAACCCCGGTGCGGCTGGCCGGCTCCACCGTCGGCCGGGCCACCCTGCACAACGAGGACTACATACGCGAGAAGGACGTGCGCCTGGGGGATCAGGTAGTGATTCACAAGGCCGGGGACGTCATCCCGGAGGTGGTGCGGGTGCTGACCGAGCGCCGCACCGGACGGGAGCGCCCTTATACCATGCCGCGGCGCTGCCCGGAGTGCGGCTCGGAAGCTGTCCGCCCGCCCGGGGAGGCGGCGGTGCGCTGCACCGGGGGCCTGGCCTGCCCGGCGCAGGTGCGGGAGCGGATCATCCATTTCGCTTCCCGGGAGGCCATGGACATCGAGCACCTGGGCCCGGCGGTGGTGACGCAGCTGCTGGAGGCCGGGCTCATCGGCGACGCCGGCGACCTCTACTACCTGCACCAACGCTACGACGACCTGGTGAAGCTGGAGCGTTTCGGCCCCCAGTCGGCGAAGAACCTCCTGTCCGCCATAGAAAAGAGCAAGCAGAACCGCCTGAGCCAGCTTATTTTCGGCCTGGGCATCCGCTACGTGGGCGGCCGCGCCGCCCAGGTGCTGAGCCGCCACTTCGGCTCCCTGGAGCGGCTGATACAGGCCACCGAGGAAGAATTGGTGCAGGTGCCGGAGATCGGCCCCAAGATCGCCTCCAGTGTGGTAGAATTCTTCCGGCAGGAGGGCAACCTGCGGGTACTGGAGAAGATAGTGCGGGCCGGGGTGAACACCCGGGAACTCCGCGAGGAACAGGGTACCGGGCCCCTGGCCGGCAGGACCTTCGTGCTCACCGGCACCCTCGCCTCCTTCACCCGCAAGGAGGCGCAGGAGCTCATCGAGAGCCTGGGCGGCCGGGTGACGGGCAGCGTCAGCCGGAACACCGACTACGTGGTGGTGGGCGAAAACCCCGGCTCCAAGTACGACCGGGCGGTGGCCCTGGGGATCACCCTCTTGGACGAGGCCGCCTTCAAGGACCTGATCTCCCGCCACTCGGGCGTGAGGGAAGGAGGCGGCCCCGCCGTCGGCGACAGCGGAGCGGACAATAGATAGGCTTGGGCAACTCGCCTGCTCGCCTGGAGGTGATCCCGGGTCTTCCCTGAGTACATTGGCACCTCGCCGGGTGCCGAGCCTGGCGAGGACGAGCCCGCAGGCGGGCCGGAGGCCATGGACGGCCGAAGCGGCGGGGCGCCACGGACGGCGCCTCCGCCGTGTGCCCGCCGGAGGGCGAAGCCCGAGCCCTAGCTCGGCCGGCGAAGGTGACAGTACGAACGGGAAGACCCGGGATCACCCGGGACAGACATGCATATTTAGCCACAGGCTCAAGGGGAATAGGGCTGGTTGGAGAAAGCGAAGGCTGTGACAATGCTAAACGGTAAAGGAGTGGACGGTAGTGATACTTTCCCGCGAAGAAGTGGAGCACGTGGCCTACCTGGCCCGGCTGGAGCTGAGCGAGGAGGAAAAGGAGGCCTACACCCGCCAGCTCAACAGCATCCTGGACTTCATGCAGCAGCTGAACGAGCTGGACACGCGAGAAGTGGAGCCCATGGCCCACGTCCTGCCCCTGGTGAACGTGCTGCGGGAGGACGAGGCGCGTCCCGGGCTTTCCCGGGAAGAGGCCCTCTCCGGCGCCCCGGACCGGGACCAGGGCCAGTTCCGCGTGCCGAAGATCGTATAGTGCCGACATGTGGCGCACATCTGGGTTGTCCGTGATTCTGCATTGGCGGGCGGTCCCGGGACCGCGCGGAGCAAATTGGCGTAAAGGCAGGTGTCGGGTTTGGATCTTCTCTACCGGCCGGCGCACGAGCTGCACCGGCTCCTGACCGAGAGAGAAATAAGCGCCCGCGAGCTGGCGGAAGCCTTCCTGGCCCGCCTGGAGGCGGTGGAAGGGCAGGTGAAGGCCTTCGTCACCATCACCCGCAAGCTGGCGCTGGAGCAGGCGAAAGCGGTGGACGAGAAGCTGGCCCGGGGGGAAAAGATCGGCCCCCTGGAAGGAATACCCGCCGCCCTGAAGGACAACCTCTGCACCCGCGGCCTGCGCACCACCTGCTCTTCCCGTATGCTGGCGGAGTGGGTGCCGCCCTATTCGGCCACGGTGGTGGAGAGGCTGGAGCGCGCCGGCCTGGTGCTGGTGGGCAAGACCAACATGGACGAGTTCGCCATGGGCTCCTCTACGGAGAACTCCGCCTTCTTCCCCACCCGCAATCCCTGGGACCCGGAGCGGGTGCCGGGCGGTTCCAGCGGCGGCTCGGCGGCGGCGGTGGCGGCGGCCGAGGCGGTCTACGCCCTGGGCTCGGACACCGGCGGCTCCATAAGGCAGCCGGCCGCCTTCTGCGGCGTGGTGGGCCTGAAGCCCACTTACGGCCGGGTCTCCCGCTACGGGCTGGTGGCCTTCGCCTCCTCCCTGGACCAGATCGGCCCCCTCACCCGGGACGTGACCGACTGCGCCCTGGTGCTGGCGGCCATAGCCGGCCACGACCTCCGGGACAGCACCTCGGCGCCGGTGGAGGTGCCGGACTACCTCGCCGGCCTGGGCGACGGCCGGCTGGAGGGCCTCAGGATCGGCGTGCCCCGGGAGTACTTCGGCCCCGGCATAGAGGAAGGGGTCAAGGAGGCGGTGCAGAACGCCCTGAACCGGCTGGAGGAGGCCGGAGCCCGCTGCGAGGAAACCTCCCTGCCCCACACCGCCTACGCCCTTCCCGCCTACTACCTGGTGGCTCCGGCCGAGGCCAGCTCCAACCTGGCCCGCTACGACGGGGTCCAGTACGGCTTCCGCAGCCAGGCGGACAACGTGGTGGACATGTACCGCCGGACCCGGCGGCTGGGCTTCGGCCCGGAGGTAAAGCGCCGCATCATGCTGGGCACCTACGCCCTGAGCGCCGGCTACTACGACGCCTACTACCTCAAGGCCCTCAAGGTGCGCCGGCTCATCAAGGAGGACTTCGACCGGGCCTTTTCCCGCTACGACGTGCTCGTCACCCCCACCGCCCCCACCGTGGCCTTCCGCCTGGGAGAGAAGGTGGGCGACCCCCTGGCCATGTACCTCTCCGACCTCTGCACCATCCCGGTGAACATGGCCGGGCTCCCCGGGCTCTCCCTGCCCTGCGGGCTGAGCAACGGCCTGCCGGTGGGCCTGCAGATAATCGGGCCGCCCTTCAGCGAGGGGCTCCTGCTCAGGGTGGGCTACGCGGTGGAAAAAGCCTGCAATCCGGGGCCGCTGGTTCCGGCGCTGGAGGTGAAAGCCGTTGGCTGATCATGCCGACTACGAAGCGGTAATCGGGCTGGAGGTGCACGTGGAGCTCAAGACCGCCTCCAAGGCCTTTTGCTCCTGCTCCACCGCCTTCGGGGCCGAGCCCAATACCCAGGTCTGCCCGGTCTGCCTGGGCCTGCCCGGCGTGCTGCCGGTGATAAACCGCAGGATGGTGGACTACGCCCTCAAGGTGGCCCTGGCCCTCAACTGCAGCATTGCTCCCCGCTGCAAGTTCGACCGCAAGAACTACTACTACCCGGACCTGCCCAAGAACTACCAGATCTCCCAGTACGACCTGCCCCTGGCCGCCGGCGGGTACCTGGAAATCGAGGTGGACGGTCAGGCCCGGCGCATCGGCATCACCCGGGTGCACATGGAGGAGGACGCGGGCAAGCTCATCCACCAAGGCGAGGCCCTGGGGCCCGGTGCCTACTCCCTGGTGGACCTGAACCGCACGGGCGTGCCCCTCCTGGAGATCGTCTCCGAGCCGGACCTGCGCTCGCCCGAGGAGGCCTACGCCTACCTCACCGCGCTTAAGGCCGTGCTCCAGTACCTGGACGTCTCCGACTGCAAGATGGAAGAGGGCTCGCTGCGCTGCGACGCCAATGTTTCCGTCCGGCCCCGGGGCAGTACGGCCTTCGGCACCAAGACCGAGCTCAAGAACATGAACTCTTTCCGGGCCCTGCAGCGGGCCCTGGCCTACGAGATCGGGCGCCAGATTGAGGTGTTGCTCCACGGCGGGGAGGTGGACCAGGAGACCCGGATGTGGGACGAGGCCCGGGGCGTGACCGTCACCATGCGGGGCAAGGAGGAGGCGCACGACTACCGCTACTTCCCCGACCCGGACCTGGTGCCCCTGGAGATCGACCCCGCCTGGATCGAGCGCGTCCGCGCCGAGCTGCCGGAGCTGCCGGCCGAGCGGCGCCGCCGCTTCGCGGAGCAGTACGGCCTTCCCGCCTACGACGCCGGCGTGCTTACCGCCACCCGGGCCATGGCCGATTACTTCGAGGCCTGCGTGGCCCTCTATCCCCAGGCCAAGACGGTGAGCAACTGGCTCATGGGCGACTTCTCCCGGCTGCTGAACGCTTCGGGCCTGGAGGTGGAGCAGGCGCCGATCAGGCCCGAGGGCCTGGTGGAGCTGCTGAAGCTCATCGACGAGGGCACCATCAGCGGCAAGATCGCCAAGACCGTCTTCGAGGAGATGTTCGCCACCGGCCGCCCCGCCCGGGCCATAGTGGAGGAAAAGGGCCTGGTGCAGATCAGCGACGAGGCCGCCCTGGCGGCGATAGTGGACAGGGTGCTGGCCGAGCACCCGGGCCCGGCGGCGGACTTCCGTGCCGGCAAGGAAAAGGCCCTGGGCTTCCTGGTGGGCCAGGTAATGAAGGCCACCCGTGGCCAGGCCAACCCCGCCCTGGTGAACCGGCTGCTGCGGGAGCGGCTGCAAGGCCCGTAGGAGTGGCCTCCTGCGGCTCTGCCCGGGGTGGCCCTGGTGTCACCGCGTTGCCTAGGGCAGAAAGCGTTGGCGCGCACCCCACTCGGCGACGGCTGGAGTGTGTATACACACACTCATCCCGGGTTTGAGCAGGAGATAGGGGGAGAGGAGGTGAACTTTGTACTTTTAAGTTTCGCACGCAGGGGAGGGACGACCGAAATGACCAACCCGGTCTACATCTGCGACACCACGCTGCGCGACGGCGAACAGACCGCAGGGGTGGTCTTCTCCAATCACGAGAAAATCCGCATTGCCCGCATGCTGGCCGAAGTCGGGGTGCACCAGATAGAGGCCGGTATACCGGTCATGGGCGGGGACGAGAAAGAGGCCATAAAGCAGATAGTGGATGCGGGCCTCAACGCCAGCATCATGGGGTGGAACCGGCCGGTAATCGAGGACATCAAGCATTCGCTGGACTGCGGTGTGGACGCGGTGGCCATCTCCATCTCCACCTCGGACATCCACATTGAGCACAAGCTGCGCAGCACGCGCGAGCGGGTCCTGTCGGACATGGCTGCGGCCTGCGAGTTTGCCAAAAAGCACAACCTGTACGTTTCCGTGAACGCCGAGGACGCCTCCCGCTCGGACATGGACTTCCTGCTCAAATTTGCCCGCATGGCCAAGGAAGCCGGCGCCGACCGGCTGCGTTTCTGCGACACCGTGGGGTGTCTGGAGCCCTTCACCAGCTACGAGAAAGTCAAGGCCATCATCGACGAGGTAGGCATCGAAATCGAGATGCACATGCACAACGACTTCGGCATGGCCACGGCCAACACCCTGGCGGGGCTAAAAGCGGGCGCCACCTACGCCGGGGTCACGGTCATGGGCCTGGGCGAGCGGGCGGGCAACGCCGCCCTGGAGGAAGTGGTCATGGCCCTGAAGCACCTGTATGGCGTCGATCTGGGCTTCAAGACCGAGCGTTTTAGGGAGATCGCCGAATACGTGGCCATGGCCTCCGGCCGCGAGCTGCCGGCCTGGAAGGCCATCGTGGGCACCAACATGTTCGCCCACGAGTCCGGCATCCACGCCGACGGGGCCCTCAAGGATCCGCGCACCTACGAAGTCTTCTCGCCCGAAGAAGTGGGCCTGGAGCGCCAGATCGTCATCGGCAAGCACTCGGGCACTGCGGCCCTAAAAGCCAAGTTTACCGAGTACGGCATCACCCTTACCGATGAGGACGCCGCCGCCCTGCTGCAGCGTGTGCGGGAGGCGGCGGTGGAGCTCAAGCGCTCGCTGTTCGACAAGGAGCTGATCTACATCTACGAAGACTACCTCCTGCACCTGGCCCGCAAGGGCGCGCTGAAGAGCGCCGGCCGGTCGGAGGTTTAGAAAACCCGAAAGGGAGGTGCGGAGCCGGCCGTTTCGACAGGCGGCCGGCCTTAACTTTGCCCACGGTAACGCTGATTCCCGGAGACGGCATCGGCCCGGAGGTAACCGAGGCGGCCCGGAGGGTCATCGAGGCCGCCGGCGCGGACATCACCTGGGAAGTGGTGGAGGCGGGAGAGAAGACCCTGGCCGCCCGGGGCACGGTCCTGCCGCCGGAAGTCCTGGAATCCATTCGCAAGAACCGCGTGGCCCTGAAGGGCCCGCTCACCACCCCGGTGGGCACGGGCTTCAGGAGCGTGAACGTGGCCCTGCGCCAGGAGCTGGGGCTTTACGCCAACCTCAGGCCCGCCCGCACCTGGCCCGGCGTGCCCTCCCGCTACCAGAACGTGGACCTGGTGGTGGTGCGGGAGAACACCGAGGACCTGTACGCCGGCGTGGAGCACATGGTGGGCGAGGACGCGGCGGAGAGCATCAAGATCATCACCCGGCGGGCCTCGGAGCGCATCGTGCGCTTTGCCTTCGAGTACGCCCGCGCCCACGGCCGCCGCAAGGTGACCGCCGTGCACAAGGCCAACATCATGAAGTGCACCGACGGGCTCTTCCTGAACTGCGCGCGCCGGGTGGCCCAGGACTACCCGGACGTGGAGTTCGAGGAGCGCATCGTGGACAACATGTGCATGCAGCTGGTGCAGAAGCCGGAGCTTTACGACGTGCTGGTCATGCCCAACCTCTACGGGGACATAATCTCCGACCTTTGCGCCGGGCTGGTGGGCGGCCTGGGCCTGGCGCCCAGCGCCAACCTGGGAGATGAGGCGGCGGTGTTCGAGCCGGTGCACGGCAGCGCGCCCAAGTACGCCGGCCAGAACAAGGTGAACCCCCTGGCCTGCATCCTCTCCGGGGTAATGATGCTCGAGCACCTGGGGCGGAAGGAGCCGGCGGAGCGCATCCGCCGCGCGGTGGAGCGGGTGCTGGCCGAGGGCCGCCACCTCACCTACGACCTGGGGGGCCAGGCAGGGACGCAGGAAACGGCCGAGGCCATCATCGCCGCGCTCGGACCATGATCTTTTTCAACGTGGTGGCTAGCGCTCCCACGAGTCTCTTTCCCCCCGGACGTAGGAATCCGGGTCAACCCCGGCCCAGACGTCACGGTGCAGGCCCATGAGCCGGTCGGCGTAGCTTTTCGGCTTGGGCACCACGACCACGGCGTTGCCGCTCACCGTCACCAACACTTCGTCGCCTTCCGAAAGGGAGAGGGCCTTCCTGATCTTGGCCGGCAGGACCATCTGACACCGGGAGCCGAGCTTCACCGTGGTGATGATGGCGTCTGTCATTTTCGACCGACCTCCGATGTAAGGGTGATCCTGCATACACATTATACCCTAACGTCGTGAGATCAGCCAGACGGCAGAAAACCCTGCCACGCTTCAGGGAAGCCCAGACGCGGGTTGCCAGCGCTGCCCTGTTTCCCGCTTGTACCGGCTGGGGGAGCGCAACGCAGATCGGTAGACCGCGTTGCCTAGGGCCCCGCTTGAGTTCTGGACATGACCTTAGTTGCTAGGTGCTGATAGATTTCTCTTGCCTTGCTAACGGTGTATTGGTGTTGCCCTAAGGCCTCCGTGGCGTCGAGCTCGAAGATAGCCTTATGATTCCGCTGGGCGTTGGGAGCGAGGCTGTGGAAGTTTTGTATATCAGCTAGCTTTAGATCAGTTGCGTCACCAACTTCGACAAGTCCGACGGCGCCTAGTGGGGCCGTGATCCCTTCCTGTATGGCGGGTTCAAGCCGATCATGCCAATGGCGATACGCGGATGCGGGCCGCCCCCCGTAAATGCCAAACTGTTGAATAATGTAGCCTAGGAATCGGGGCGACCCGTGAGGTATCTCGAACGGGAGGCTACGGGGGACGCCTTGCCTGGCTCTAAGCCATTCATTGTGCCAAAGGACTATTGACTGCCCTACAGTATCGATGGCTCGCAAAGAGAACAAATCTGAGCTAACGGGAACGATAAGGTAGTCCGTACTTGTAATGATCGCGCGATTAAGAGCACCGATATTAGGACCTACGTCACAGATGGTATACCTACACTCTTTGGAGGAGGAGGCTTCTTTCAATAACCTGTAGATAGCTGACGTAATTCGGAATCCTCTCTCCTGGCCTGCCAAAGACTCGGTCCAGGAAACTGGCAGTAAACTTTCAAACTCTGCTAATCGAATGTCGCCAGGTATCAGATAGACGTTATCTCTGATCTTTACCGGCTCTCTGGCTTCATAATCCCCGCTACCGGATACCAGCGGTCTAAATGCCGCAGCAATAGTCCATGCCTCATCCCGAGTATAAAGTGATTCGAACCTCTGCTCGTCAAGTGCTAGAGCGGTCAGATTGGCCTGCGGATCAAGATCTACCAGCAATACCTTATTTTGTAGTTCTCCAAGCATAAGTCCAAGGTTAAACGCTACCGTCGTTTTCCCTACTCCACCCTTGTGATTGAATACGGTAACGATAGCCATATGTGTCCCTCCTTGCTTTTGAAACGCCCGAGAACCTCATTGGTAGTCTTATCCATTATGAACACCAATACCCACCCTAAACAGGTTATATTAAATTTTTCTGCATATGTCCCTCGTTTTCCTGCCATCGTAAGCCAGTTTTCCGGCCATTGATATTGACTGGCCCCGCGGTTACAGCCCGCAGGTGCCAACCGTACCCCAAAGGCGCAAGGATCGGAGGAAGAGGTCGCACTCTAACGGGCAAACCATGGGAAGCTACGCGTTAGCTGCCTGATGCAACGTGCAACAGTGAGGAGGGCGCCAGTGTTCCGGGTAGGTGGAGGGTGAAACGGCACGACGACTAAGAAACGAGGCTACACCCTTTGCGTCGTTGGTGGTCCGCTGGTCCAGCCGGGGCGGCGGGCCGCCACCGCCTACAGCGCCATCCGCCTCCGCTTCACGGCTAGGCGGTAAAGGCGCAGGTACTCCTCCGCCGAGCGCTCCCAGGAGAAGTCGGCGCGCATGGCGTTCTCCTGCAGGCGCCGCCACAGGGCCGGATCCCGCTGCCACACCTCCAGGGCGCGCCGCAGGGCCTCCCAGAAAGCCTCGGCCTCGTAGGGGCCGAAAACGAAGCCCGTGGCCCGCTCGGGCCCGGCGGCCAGGTCCACCACCGTGTCCTCGAGGCCCCCGGTAGCCCGCACCAGGGGCAGGGTGCCGTAGCGCATGCTGATGAGCTGGCCCAGGCCGCAGGGCTCAAAGCGCGAGGGCATAAGGAACAGGTCGGCGGCGGCGTAGATGCGCTGGGCCAGCACCGGGTCGAAGCCGATCTTCACCGATACCCTGTCCCGGCGGGCG
The Clostridia bacterium DNA segment above includes these coding regions:
- the ligA gene encoding NAD-dependent DNA ligase LigA, with product MSGKPEKLTPEQARARAEELRRQIEEHNYYYYVLDAPRISDAEYDALVRELEELEGRFPELVTPDSPTQRVGGRPLEAFGTVSHPVPLLSLANAFNEGELADFDRRVRQAVGPVDYVVELKIDGLSVSVTYRDGLFVTGATRGDGLVGEDITQNLRTVVTLPLRLRRPVPYLVARGEAYLPKEAFARLNREREEAGEPTFANPRNAAAGSLRQLDPRVTASRPLRLFFYDLLVLEGEDEPPTHYQVLEYLQELGFPVNPHRYLCRSLEEIKERCREWEERRHELPYEIDGLVVKVDPRGLQRRLGNTSKNPRWAVAYKFPPEEAVTTVEDIIVRVGRTGVLTPTAVLTPVRLAGSTVGRATLHNEDYIREKDVRLGDQVVIHKAGDVIPEVVRVLTERRTGRERPYTMPRRCPECGSEAVRPPGEAAVRCTGGLACPAQVRERIIHFASREAMDIEHLGPAVVTQLLEAGLIGDAGDLYYLHQRYDDLVKLERFGPQSAKNLLSAIEKSKQNRLSQLIFGLGIRYVGGRAAQVLSRHFGSLERLIQATEEELVQVPEIGPKIASSVVEFFRQEGNLRVLEKIVRAGVNTRELREEQGTGPLAGRTFVLTGTLASFTRKEAQELIESLGGRVTGSVSRNTDYVVVGENPGSKYDRAVALGITLLDEAAFKDLISRHSGVREGGGPAVGDSGADNR
- the gatC gene encoding Asp-tRNA(Asn)/Glu-tRNA(Gln) amidotransferase subunit GatC; this translates as MILSREEVEHVAYLARLELSEEEKEAYTRQLNSILDFMQQLNELDTREVEPMAHVLPLVNVLREDEARPGLSREEALSGAPDRDQGQFRVPKIV
- the gatA gene encoding Asp-tRNA(Asn)/Glu-tRNA(Gln) amidotransferase subunit GatA, with translation MDLLYRPAHELHRLLTEREISARELAEAFLARLEAVEGQVKAFVTITRKLALEQAKAVDEKLARGEKIGPLEGIPAALKDNLCTRGLRTTCSSRMLAEWVPPYSATVVERLERAGLVLVGKTNMDEFAMGSSTENSAFFPTRNPWDPERVPGGSSGGSAAAVAAAEAVYALGSDTGGSIRQPAAFCGVVGLKPTYGRVSRYGLVAFASSLDQIGPLTRDVTDCALVLAAIAGHDLRDSTSAPVEVPDYLAGLGDGRLEGLRIGVPREYFGPGIEEGVKEAVQNALNRLEEAGARCEETSLPHTAYALPAYYLVAPAEASSNLARYDGVQYGFRSQADNVVDMYRRTRRLGFGPEVKRRIMLGTYALSAGYYDAYYLKALKVRRLIKEDFDRAFSRYDVLVTPTAPTVAFRLGEKVGDPLAMYLSDLCTIPVNMAGLPGLSLPCGLSNGLPVGLQIIGPPFSEGLLLRVGYAVEKACNPGPLVPALEVKAVG
- the gatB gene encoding Asp-tRNA(Asn)/Glu-tRNA(Gln) amidotransferase subunit GatB, with protein sequence MADHADYEAVIGLEVHVELKTASKAFCSCSTAFGAEPNTQVCPVCLGLPGVLPVINRRMVDYALKVALALNCSIAPRCKFDRKNYYYPDLPKNYQISQYDLPLAAGGYLEIEVDGQARRIGITRVHMEEDAGKLIHQGEALGPGAYSLVDLNRTGVPLLEIVSEPDLRSPEEAYAYLTALKAVLQYLDVSDCKMEEGSLRCDANVSVRPRGSTAFGTKTELKNMNSFRALQRALAYEIGRQIEVLLHGGEVDQETRMWDEARGVTVTMRGKEEAHDYRYFPDPDLVPLEIDPAWIERVRAELPELPAERRRRFAEQYGLPAYDAGVLTATRAMADYFEACVALYPQAKTVSNWLMGDFSRLLNASGLEVEQAPIRPEGLVELLKLIDEGTISGKIAKTVFEEMFATGRPARAIVEEKGLVQISDEAALAAIVDRVLAEHPGPAADFRAGKEKALGFLVGQVMKATRGQANPALVNRLLRERLQGP
- the nifV gene encoding homocitrate synthase, whose translation is MTNPVYICDTTLRDGEQTAGVVFSNHEKIRIARMLAEVGVHQIEAGIPVMGGDEKEAIKQIVDAGLNASIMGWNRPVIEDIKHSLDCGVDAVAISISTSDIHIEHKLRSTRERVLSDMAAACEFAKKHNLYVSVNAEDASRSDMDFLLKFARMAKEAGADRLRFCDTVGCLEPFTSYEKVKAIIDEVGIEIEMHMHNDFGMATANTLAGLKAGATYAGVTVMGLGERAGNAALEEVVMALKHLYGVDLGFKTERFREIAEYVAMASGRELPAWKAIVGTNMFAHESGIHADGALKDPRTYEVFSPEEVGLERQIVIGKHSGTAALKAKFTEYGITLTDEDAAALLQRVREAAVELKRSLFDKELIYIYEDYLLHLARKGALKSAGRSEV
- a CDS encoding isocitrate/isopropylmalate dehydrogenase family protein, yielding MPTVTLIPGDGIGPEVTEAARRVIEAAGADITWEVVEAGEKTLAARGTVLPPEVLESIRKNRVALKGPLTTPVGTGFRSVNVALRQELGLYANLRPARTWPGVPSRYQNVDLVVVRENTEDLYAGVEHMVGEDAAESIKIITRRASERIVRFAFEYARAHGRRKVTAVHKANIMKCTDGLFLNCARRVAQDYPDVEFEERIVDNMCMQLVQKPELYDVLVMPNLYGDIISDLCAGLVGGLGLAPSANLGDEAAVFEPVHGSAPKYAGQNKVNPLACILSGVMMLEHLGRKEPAERIRRAVERVLAEGRHLTYDLGGQAGTQETAEAIIAALGP
- a CDS encoding AbrB/MazE/SpoVT family DNA-binding domain-containing protein; its protein translation is MTDAIITTVKLGSRCQMVLPAKIRKALSLSEGDEVLVTVSGNAVVVVPKPKSYADRLMGLHRDVWAGVDPDSYVRGERDSWER
- a CDS encoding ParA family protein — translated: MAIVTVFNHKGGVGKTTVAFNLGLMLGELQNKVLLVDLDPQANLTALALDEQRFESLYTRDEAWTIAAAFRPLVSGSGDYEAREPVKIRDNVYLIPGDIRLAEFESLLPVSWTESLAGQERGFRITSAIYRLLKEASSSKECRYTICDVGPNIGALNRAIITSTDYLIVPVSSDLFSLRAIDTVGQSIVLWHNEWLRARQGVPRSLPFEIPHGSPRFLGYIIQQFGIYGGRPASAYRHWHDRLEPAIQEGITAPLGAVGLVEVGDATDLKLADIQNFHSLAPNAQRNHKAIFELDATEALGQHQYTVSKAREIYQHLATKVMSRTQAGP